The sequence below is a genomic window from Halosolutus gelatinilyticus.
AGTCCGACGACGCGGCTACCGGACTCGAAGACAACGAGTCCGGCGTCACGGACGACGGCCTCGAAGATACCGGCGCCCAGGGCGACGGAGACAGCTTGCAGGTGACGATCGAACGGGCGACGATCGTCATCCTAGTCAACGACGTCGGCGACGCGGCCGACGACCCGACCGCCGACGAGGGCGTCGAGGATAACGGCAACGCGACGGTAGATGAGGAGGCCGAGGTCGGTAGTAATGACGAGACCGAAGTCGGAGATGACGACAACGTGACGGTCAACGAAAGCGTCGGGGCTACCGACAACGCGACGGTCGGCGAGGGCGTCGCAGCTACCGACAATGCGACGGTCAACGAAGGTGGCGGAGCTACCGACAACGCGACGGTGAACGGCAACGGGGCCGAATCCGCCCAGGAGGCGGCCGACACAACCAGCAACTGCTAACGGCTGGACCTCCGTAGCCGTTTTTGCGCGACGGTCGACGGCACGCCTTCGGTTAGACGCACGTGCTGCCGTCAGGCGCCGATCGGACTCGCGCAGCAATTGCCGCACACTGATACCGTTATATGCGTCCAGTTCTCACACCCGATAATGAGCGCACAGTTACGGAAGCCAACCGCACGCTCCTGTGAGCGGTGCAGTCGAGCGGAGAAATGGGACGAGGACGTAGAGGCCTGGCAGATCGCCCGCGACGACGGTGAGAAGCAAGTCGGCAATCCCCACTGCATCCACGAGTGGGACATCAACGGCGCGTTCAATCCCGTCACCGGGGCCATCAACGGCAAGTGAGGGACTCCCGCAGGCGGAGACTGCGCCCGATTCCCGCCTCGTGGGCGGACTTTTTATCCGTTCGACCGTAGCCGTCTCACATGCCGACCGTATACATCACGGCGCCGCCGGACGAGGCTGACGCGATCGCCGAGCGACTGGTCGAAGAGCGGCTCGCGGCCTGCGTCAACCAGGTACCGACCACCTCGACCTACCGCTGGGAGGGCGAGATTCACCGCGACGAGGAGGCGGTGTTGCTCGCGAAGACGACCGACGACGCCTACGACGACTTGGTCGATCGACTCGCGGAGATCCACCCCTACGACGTGCCGTGTATCGAGCGATTCGACGAGACGCACGTCCTCGACTCGTTCGCCACCTGGCGATCGGAAACCGTCGACTGACGGGACGACGGCGGACTTGATCGCCGGTTCGATCGATCGTGGGGACGGGGCGCACGGTCCGTGACTGCCCGAAAAAGCAACCCTTAAAACTCGCGCGCGGGTTCTGTCGGGTATGGCTGGAACCATCGAAGTGCTCGTTCCGGGTGGCCAGGCCAACCCAGGCCCGCCGCTCGGTCCCGAGCTCGGACCGACGCCCGTCGACGTACAGGCGGTCGTCCAGGATATCAACGACCAGACGGCAGCGTTCGACGGCACCGAAGTCCCCGTCACCGTCGAGTACGAGGACGACGGCTCGTTCGAAATCGAAGTCGGCGTCCCCCCGACGGCCGCGCTGGTCAAGGACGAAGCCGGGTTCGACACCGGCAGCGGCGAACCCCAGGAGGACTTCGTCGCCGACCTCTCGATCGAACAGGTCAAGACGATCGCCGAGCAGAAGTCGCCCGACCTGCTCGCCTACGACACGAAAAACGCCGCGAAGGAGGTCGTTGGAACCTGCGCCTCGATGGGCGTCACCATCGAAGGCGAGGACGCCCGCGAGTTCAAGGAGAAGGTCGACGCCGGCGAGTACGACGACGTTCTTGTGAGCGAAGCGGAAGCGTAGTCCCGAGGGCTCGGGCCCTCACGGAGAGTCGAACTACCGCCCGATCGATCGGGTGGCCGGCGGGCCGGTTTTCGTCGGTACGACGCCAGTAGCCGTGGGTATTCGGCGTATCCGTCCGCGGTTCGGAGTTTCGATCCGCCGGCGACGTACAGCGGTGCGCGGCGGACCTGGTGTCCACTGCGAAGTGCCCTGCGTCACGGTCGCCGGAGCGCGAAACCCGGAACGCGGTGCGTCTCCGCTGGGATCCGATCGCGGTTCTGATTCGGGATCGATGGACGGGTGACAGATCGGTGGACGGGGTGACGGGATTTTACGCATCGACGACCGAGAATACACGTGGGACGCATCTACAGGTGTACCGACTGCGGAGCTCACTTCAGGGCGACGCACAGACCCTGTGGTCTGTGCGGGACGGAACGCGGAGCGTCGATCCGCGACGTCTGCAACAGCTGCGGCGGTCAGCTGAACGAGTCCCCGTCGCAGATCTGCTCCGTGTGCGGATCGGACGCCGTCGAACCGACGTCGGCCGGCTGATCCGAATCGCTCGGGCGAAAACGTTCCGGCGGCCGCCGATCCGCCGCTCTATATCTGGTTCGCCGGCGGGATGGTTCGTTCGTCCGGATCGGCCGCGCCGCCCGCTCCGAGCAGAATGCGGACGCTCGCACCGGTTCCGAGCGCGGCACCGATACCGCCGATCACGATCGCCGTCGGAACCGAGAGCGCGGCGACTCCCCCCAGGAGACCGCCGACGAGGATACCGACCGGGAGTCGATCCTGGCCGGCTCGCGCCGCGATCGACTGACCGATCGCGGTGAGTCCGATCGCCGTCACCGTCGGGAACACCGTTGCGCTGAGAACGACGAGCGGAACGCCGAAGAATACACCGACCTCCGTGCCGAGCATAAGTACCCCGGCGGCCGTGAGCAGTCCGAGGACGAGCGCGCTCGGCGCGCCGAAGCAGAACGAAATGACGGGGCTCCGGCGACACTTCCGCACCGTCCGATTGCCGTATCCGTGGAGGAGTCCGAGGACGACGACCGCGACGAGCACCACGGCGGCGACGCCGAGTCCGAACCGTCCGAGCGGACCGAGCGACCCGATCGTCTCGATCGGGTCGACCCCTCCGACGCGCGCGATCGACGAACCACCATCCGCCGTATATAATTCTGTCGGCCACATATGCGAATGTTATAGTTTCACGGCCGAAAGAGTTTTCGGTCAGTATCGTTCGTCCCGTCGGCGCGGTTCGTCCGACCGGTGCCAATCGCCTCGCATCGCCGTCGCCCTCGATCGAACCGCGATCGACACGCGACGAGTTTTTCCCCGTCCCGACGGGTCGTGGATCGCCTCCGCCTGCGTCGTGATTCCAGTTCGACGGGTTTAAGTCCGGCATGCCACTTCGTTCAACAGAGACAGGCGTAGCCTGTTTCACTGACCCGTAGGAGCAGTCCTGCGTACTACGGAGGTGAACGATGGCAGATTCGGATATCGAAACCGCAGTAACTCGCGCACTCGAGGATGCGCCCGATCGGAACTTCACCGAGACGGTAGACCTCGCGATCAATCTGCGCGACCTTGACCTGAACGAACCGTCGAACCGTGTTGACGAGTCCGTCGTCCTGCCGTCCGGAACCGGCCAGGAGACACAGATCGTCGTCATCGCCGAGGGAGAAACCGCCGTCCGCGCCGAAGAGGTTGCGGACCAGGTGCTCTCGGAGGACGACGTGGCCGATCTGGACGACGACGAGGCCAAAGACCTCGCAGACGAGACGGACTTCTTCATCGCCGAAGAGGCGATAATGCAAGACATCGCCCGGCACCTGGGTACCATCCTCGGTCCCCGGGGGAAGATGCCGGACCCGCTCTCGCCAGACGAGGACGTCATCGAGACCGTCAACCGGCTCAAGAACACCGTGCAGATCCGCTCTCGCGACCGCCGCACGTTCCACACGCGCGTCGGCGCGGAGGACATGGGCGCCGAGGAGATCGCCGACAACATCGACGTCATCCTCCGGCGCCTGCACGCCGATCTCGAGAAGGGCCCCCAGAACATCGACTCCGTCTACGTGAAGACGACGATGGGCCCGTCCGTGGAGGTGGCCTAACATGAGCGCAGAGGCCGAACGCAAGACCGAGAACCTTCCTCAGTGGAAGAAAGAGGAGGTCGGTGAGCTCGCCGACCTGATCGACGACTACGAGAGCATCGGGGTCGTCGGGATCGCCGGAATTCCGTCGAAGCAGCTCCAGGACATGCGCCGCGGCCTCCACGGCACGGCCGAGTTGCGCGTCAGCCGTAACACGCTGCAGGTCCGCGCGCTGGAGGCGGCCGACCTCGGAGAGCTCGTCGACCACGTCGACGGGCAGGTCGGTCTGGTCGCGACGGACGATAACCCCTTCACGCTCTACAAGGAACTCGAGGCGTCGAAGACGCCCGCACCGATCAACGAGGGCGAGGTCGCCCCGAACGAGATCGTCATCCCCGAGGGTGACACCGGGGTCGATCCCGGCCCGTTCGTCGGCGAGCTCCAGCAGATCGGAGCGAACGCGCGCATCGAGGACGGTTCGATTCAGGTTATGGAGGACTCGACGGTGCTGGAAGCCGGCGAGGAAGTCTCTGCGGACCTGGCGAACGTCCTCAACGAGCTCGGAATCGAGCCCAAGGAAGTCGGGCTCGACCTGCGCGCCGTCGTCGCCGACGGCGTGCTCTTCGACCCCGAGGACCTCGACATCGACATCGAGGCCTACGAGAGCGACGTCGCGACGGCCGCCGCTCGCGCCCGGAACCTCTCCGTCAACGCGAGCTACCCGACCGAAGCGACCGCGCCCACGCTCATCGCGAAGGCCACGGGCGAGGCCAAGAGCCTCGGCCTGCACGCCGCGATCGAGGACGAAGACCTGATGCCGGACCTCGTCAGCAAGGCCGACGCGCAGCTGCGCGCGCTCGCGGCCCGGATCGACGACGAGGAGGCCCTGCCTGAGGAACTGCAGGACGTCGAGGCGCCCGCCGCCGAACCGGCGGCCGCCGAGGACGAAGACGAATCGGACGATGAACAGGACGACGCCGAGGCCGACGACGCCGACACCGACGATGACGACGAAGACGACGGTGACGGCGCCGAAGGGCTCGGCGCGATGTTCGGATAACCACCACCGGAGGAGATTACAATGGAATACGTTTACGCTGCACTCATCCTGAACGAAACGGGCGAAGAGATCAACGAAGACAACCTGACCGACGTGCTCGACGCTGCCGGCGTCGACGTCGAAGAGTCCCGCGTCAAGGCGCTCGTCGCCGCGCTCGAGGACGTCGACATCGACGAGGCCGTCTCCGAGGCCGCCGCCGTCCCCGCCGGCGGTGCCGCCGCAGGTGGTGCCGCGGCCGGCGGCGAAGACGAGGAAGAGGCCGAAGAGACCAGCGACGTCCCGGACACGACGGACGAGGACGAAGACGACGACGAAGACGACGACGCCGGCGGCGAGGGCCTCGGCGAGCTCTTCGGCTAAGTCGGTTCGCGACGAACTGGACCGATTCGACACCGATTTCTTTCGACGGCAGTTCACCAGCAGTTACTTCTCTCCCCCGTTCGATCGCACGGTCATGACGATCGCCGTCTACTTCGATCTCGACGGGACGCTCTGTTCGTACACCCGGCCGTTCGACGAGCAGTTCGCGGCGACCGTCGAACCGTACGGGACGCCGACGGACGACGCCTACGAGGTGTACGTCGATCGGCTGTTCGAGGCGCTCGGTAACTGCGAGTCCGATCCGTACCGCCGGGCGTTCGAGGCCGTCGCGGAGACGATCGATCTGGATGCGACGCCGGCGACGCTCGCGCGCGATCACTGCGAGACGGAACTCGACGCGACGGCCGTGCCGGCGGACGCGAAACTCGTGTTCGAACGCGTGGCGGAGACGAACCCGACGGGGATCCTGACGAACGGCGACGGCGCCCAACAGCGGGCGAAAATCGATCGACACGGCCTCGACGACCTGGTGGACGAGGTGATCGTCTCGAACGACGCCGGTGCGCGAAAGCCCGATCGGCGGATCTTCGACCTCGCGCGCGAGCGACTTCCGGCCGACGACCACGTCTACGTCGGCGACACGTACGAGGAGGATATCGTCGGCGCGCGATCGGCCGGCTTTCGGACGGTGTACGTGGCCGACGATCGGGGTGAAGACCCCGTCGAGACCGGCGCCGCTGACGCGGTCGCGTCGAGCGTCGACGACCTGCTCGATCCGAGCGCGCTCCCCGAGGCGATCCAGGAGCCGTTCGCGCCGTCGAACCCGAAGTAGAGATCCGCCTCGCGACCCGCACGACCTGCACCCTCGAGTTTAAACCACAGGCCGCGGCCAGAGGCAGCGATGGCCGCCGCATCCGCGTCGATCGAGGTCGTTGCCGAGCCGCGGCTGGCGCTCCAACTCCTGGCGTGGATCCTCGCGGGAACGGTCCTGGGGGGTTGCAGCGGGCTCGTTCCCGGCCTGCACGCGAACAACTTCGCCCTCCTGCTCGCGGGCGCGGCGCCGTCGGTTCCCGGCCCGCCGCTGTTCGTCGGTTGCGCGATGCTCGCCGCTGGCGTCGTCCACACGTTCCTCAACGCCGTCCCCGCGATGGCGCTCGGCGTGCCCGACGCGGAGATGGCTGTCACCGCGCTCCCCGGCCACCGGCTGGTGATCGAGGGCCGCGGCTACGAAGCCGTTCGCCTGTCGGCGGTGGGGAGCCTGCTGGCCGTCCTCGCGGCGATACCGCTGGCGATCCCCGTAACGTGGGCCATGACCGCGGCGTATCCGACGATCCGATCGTCCTTACCGCTCCTGCTGACGATGGTCGTCGTCGCGCTCGTCGCCGCGGAGCGATCGTGGCGCGCCCGCGTGGGCGGACTGCTCTCCTTCGCCCTCGCCGCCGGACTCGGTGCGCTCACGCTCGATCTCTCGCCCGACGCGCCGCTCGACGCCGGCGGGATGCTCGCGCCGCTGTTCGCCGGATTGTTCGGCGCGCCCGTCTTGCTCGACGCGATCCGTGGCGGCGGCATCCCGGTCCAGGACGGAGCGGCGATCGCGCTTCCCCGCCGTGCGGTCGTCGTCACGGCCGTCGCCGGCGCGTTCGCGGGAGCGATCGTCGGCTACATCCCGGGAATTTCCGCCGCGATCGCCGCGGTCGCGGTCCTCGTCGTCGTCCCCGCGGACGCCGGCGATCGGGGATATATCGTCGCGACGAGCGGCGTCGATACGGCTAACACGATCTTCGCCCTGTTCGCGCTGGTCGCGATCGGCCAGCCCCGGACGGGCGTGATGGTCGCCTTCGAGAGCGTGAACGCGCCGCTTAAACTCCCCGTGTTGCTCGCGGCCGTCGCGCTCGCGGGGCTGATCGGGTTCGTGCTCGTGTGCACGCTCGGGGACGCGTATCTGGAACTCGTCGGGCGGCTGTCGTACCGGAAGATTTCGGGTACCGTGCTGGGGCTGCTCGTCGTGCTCTCGTACCTGTTCACTGGCCCGCTCGGCGTGCTCGTCTTCGGCGCGGCGGCGGCGATCGGGATGGTTCCGGTTCGATTGCGTGCTCGCCGCGTCCACCTGATGGGGGTGTTGATCGGGCCGCTGCTGTTCGGTCGCTAACCCGATACAAAAGAGCGCTTCGCCCCGACTGCGCGTGCGAATATCACGCGAACTCTTTTGAGCGGATTCGGTGTAGAGGAAGGCGATCGTTTCAAATGGTTAACGCGACTATCGACGTTATCGACCGCGGCGGACTGGAGTGCGATCAGAACTACATGGTGGAGGGTCAGACGCTCGGGACGAAAGCGGAGCCGAACCCCGATCTCGACTACGAGGAGATCCCGGTCTGGAACCTCGTCATCGATCATCCGGAGGGGACGATCCTCTGGGACACCGGCTCGCACCACGACGCCCTCGACGGCCACTGGCCGGAGGCGCTGGCGCAGGCGTTCTATCCGCACGACGCCCACGAGCACCGACTCGACGACGACTTAGAGCGGGCGGGCTACGACCTCGACGACATCGACTACGTGTTCCAGACGCACTTGCACCTCGATCACGCCGGCGGCCTGGAGTTCTTCGACGGGACCGACGTCCCCGTCTTCGTCCACGAGAAGGAGATCAAGTACGCCTACTACAGCGCCAAGACGGAGAAGGGAAGCGGCGCGTACATCCTCGACGACTTCGATCACGGCCTGAACTGGCGAGTACTACACCGCGACTGCGAGCAGCACTTCGAGGATCTCGAGTTCGTCCGATTTCCCGGCCACACCCCGGGGCTGACGGGGACGGTGATCCACCTCGACGACGAGGGTACGATCGTCTTCACGGGCGATCAGGTGTACAAAGCCCCCAACTACGAGGACGAGGCGCCGCTCGGGGCGAACCTCCTCTGGGGTAAGACGGAGTGGCGCGAGAGCCTGCGCCGGATCAAGTCGATCGAACGCCGTCACGACGCGACGGTGGTGTACGGTCACGACGCGGGCCAGTTCGAGGAGATCCGGGACGGGTGGGGACGATGAGCTACGAGCGGTCGGTTTCCGCATCCGAACACGAACTCGAACCGGAGACCGTCTGGCACCTCCAGTTGCCCCAGCTCCGAGTGGGTCGCGACTCGGTCGAAGAGCTGGGATACCAGCTCGCGGATCTCGGGGTCGAAGACGGCGCCCGCGGCCTGCTCGTCACGGACGAGACGCTCGCCGACATCGGCCACGTCGATCGGGTGACCGATAACCTGGAGGACGCCGGCTACGACGTGACCGTCTGGGACGACGCCGAACGCGAGCCGTCGATCGAGAACGTCGACTCCTGTATCGAGTTCGTCCGCGAAACCGGGGACGGGGAGGGGTACGACTTCTACGTCGGCTTCGGCGGCGGCAGCTGTATCGACGTGGCCAAGACGACGCGCGCGGTGATCGCGAACGGCGGCGAGGTGCTCGATTACGTCGCGGAGCCGACCGGCGGCGGGGAGCCGCTGACCGAGTCCGGCCCGCCGCTCGTCCTCATGCCGACCACGGCCGGCACGGGCGCCGAGATCTCGCCCGTCGCGATCCTCTCGGTGGAGGAGAAGGACATTAAGGAAGGGATCTCGAGCAACCACATTCGGGCCGACGCGGCGGTCCTCGACCCGGCGTTCACCACGACGCTCCCGCCCGAGATGACGGCCAAGACGGCCATGGACGCCCTCGGACACGCCATCGAAGGCTACACGACCCACCGGTACGATGACCTCCTCAGGCCGACCGACCCGAGCGAACGACCGGTCTACGCCGGCCGCACGGGGCTCACCGAGATGTTCTCCGAGAGGGCTATTCGCCTGCTCTCGAACAACGTCCGGACGGCCACCCACAACGGTGACGATCTCGACGCTCGATCGGCGATGCTCAAGGGCGCGCTCTTCGGCGCGATCGCGGGTTTGACGGCCGGCGCAAGCCTCTGTCACGCGATGGCCTACCCGGTCGGGAACCGCTATCACACGTACCACGGGGAGACGATCGCGGTGCTGACGCCGGCGAGCACGCTCGGGTACAACGCCGCGAGCGATCCCGAACGATTCGTCGAGGTCGGCCGGATGCTCGGCGCGGACGTCGGCGGGAAGAGCTCCAGAGACGCCGCAGACGAAGTAAAGCGGGAGTACATCCGCCTCCAGCAGGACTTGAACGTGATCCCGAGCGGGCTGTACGACCTCGCCGGCATTACCGAGGAGGACGTCGACTGGCTCGCGACCCAGACCGTCGAGACCCAGCAGCGACTGCTCCGCTGCAATCCGCGTCCGGTGACGAAAGAAGACGTCGTGGACATCTTCCGGGACGCCCTGTACAACTGGGAGTGACCGTCGCGACGCGATCGATCGGTTCAGTCGCCGTTCCGGGAAGCGGCGACGACTCGGCGCACGCGGTCCTCCGAAACCGGATTCGTCGTCTCGCCGGCCGCTTTGAGCGCCGTGCCGACGATCGCGCCGTCCGCGCCGGCCGCGAAGCACTCGCCGATCGTTTCGGCGGTCACGCCGCTGCCGACGAACACGGGGGCCGATCGGTCGACGTTCGAGAGCGCGTCGGCGACCCGTTCGACGTCCTCGAGCACGGTTTCGTCGCCCGTGCCCGATCCGGAGACGATCACGCCGTCGGCCCGGCCGCGTTCGACGGTCTCGATCGCCGCCCGTTCGATATCGTCCGCGCCGATCGGGGCAGCGTGCTTGACGTGGACGTCGGCGAGGATCGCGACCGGCGCGTCGATCCGATCGCGGAGGCGAACGGTTTCGTGCGCTCGGCCCTCGATGAGGCCCTGGTCAGTCGCGGCCGCGCCGACGTGGACGTTCGCCCGCACGAACTCGGCGTCGGCCGCGGCGGCGATCGAGAGCGCCGCCGCCGCGTCGTTTCTGAGGACGTTGACCCCGACGGGGACGTCGACAGCGTCGGTCAGGTCGGTCGCGAGCGCCGTCAGCTCCGTCACGACGTGCGTCGGAACGTTGTCGGGGTAGAACGGCGCGTCGCCGAAGTTCTCGACGATGAGGCCGTCGACACCGCCGTCCACCAGCCGGCGGGCGTCTTCGAGCATCCGGGTGCGGACGGCGTCTCGATCGCCGTCCCACGCCGGCGCGCCCGGCAACGGCGGCAGGTGTACCATGCCGACGACCGGGCGATCGGCGTCGAACAGCGACTCGAGTCGAGGGATCGTGACCATACGCTCGCTGGGAACGCGATCGACATAGGCGTGTCCGGTTCCGATCGCCGGGTTCGATCCGGCCGTCGGAACGTCGTATTCGACCCAGCCGAGGCGCCGAGCCGGCAATCCCCTCCTCGTTCACGAACGTTTACCCGTCGCCGTCACAACCCCAGAGCGATGCCAGAGCTGCTCTCTCCGCTACCGCTTCGCGATCTCGAGGTGCCGAACCGCATCGCCGTCTCGCCGATGTGCCAGTACTCCTGCGATCGCGACGGCCTCGCGACGGAGTGGCACCGCGTCCACCTCGGCAGCCGCGCCGTCGGGGGCGCCGGAATCGTGATGACGGAGGCCACCGCGGTGAGCCCTCGCGGTCGGATCTCCGCTCACGACCTCGGTATCTGGAGCGACGAGCACGCGGCCGCGCTCGAACCGATCGCTGAGTTCGTTCGCGACCAGGGAGCGGTGCCGGCGATTCAACTCGCCCACGCAGGTCACAAGGCGAGCAAGACCCGGCCGTGGGAGGGGAACGTCCCCCTTCCTCCCGACGACGAGCGGGGCTGGGAAGTCCTCTCGCCGTCGCCCGACGCCTACCCGCCATTCGACGGCGATCGACCCGCGATGAAAAAAGCCGACGCGGACGATATCCAGGGCGTGATCGACCGCTACCGGGCGGCGGCCGAGCGATCACTCGACGCGGGCTTTCGGATCGCCGAGGTCCACGCGGCCCACGGTTACCTTCTCCACGAGTTCCTCTCGCCGGTGACGAACCGCCGCGAGGACGACCACGGCGGCAGCTTCGAGGACCGATCGCGGCTGGTCCGTGAGGTGACCGCGGCGGTTCGTGACGTCTGGCCCGACGACTGGCCCGTCTTCGTCCGCATCTCCGGCACCGACTGGCTCGACGATCGGGAGTCGTGGGATATCGAGGATTCGGCCCGGCTCGCGGGCGATCTCGCGGCGCTGGGCGCGGACCTGATCGACGTCAGTTCGGGCGGCGTCCACCCCGACCAGGCGCCGCCCGTCGGCCCGAACTACCAGGTGCCGCTCGCCGAAGAGATCCGCGATCGGACGGATGTCGCGGTCGGCGCCGTCGGCGGGATCACCGAACCCGAGCAGGCCGACGCGTTGATTCGCAACGGCCGGGCGGACCTCGTTCTCGTCGGACGGGAGTTCCTCCGCGATCCATACTTCGGGTTGCGCGCGAACGACACCCTCGACGGCGACGGCGAGTGGCCGATCCAGTACCGCCGTGCCGTTCGCTGATCGCGATCGATCGCCAGTAGTTTCGCTATGCGCCTACTCGTCGCGCCACTTGATCGAACAGCCCTGCGAGGGCTTCCACTCGAGATCGACTGACTCGCCGGCGAGCACGGACTCGATCGCCTCTCGGATATGGAACCGGGTCGGTTCGTCTTCGGGGTTCAGAGCGTCGTCGAGACGGCCCTGGTAGGCGAGCCGAAACTCCCCGTCGTCGTCTCGCGGCTCCGCCGGTCGACTATCCGCGGCGCGTGGCGCCGCGCTGTTCTCGAACAGGAAGGGGTCGGGCGTGCACACCGCGCCGTATTCCCTGGCGACGTCCTGGCTCTCGTCGCGCAGGTATGCGTCGTACTGGATCGTGCCGTCCTCGACGTACTCCCGCATCTTCTCGAACGAGTCGTCGGGGTACTCCTCGGCGTCGTTGGCGTTGATCCCGACGACCGCCACGTCGTCGTACTCCGCCGCGAGGTCGTTTAGCAGGTCGAACTTCGCCTTCGCGTACGGGCAGTGGTTACAGGTGAAAACCAGCAACAGCGCCTCGTTGTCGGCGAAGTGCTCGAGCGCGTACGTCTCGCCGTCGGTGCCCTCGAGCTCGAACTCGGGCGCCGCGTCGCCGGCGTCGAGTTCGGTCTCGGATTCTTGCAGGACCATATCTGACGCGTTCCGCGTCCGTTCCCGTAAGGACTCCGTTCTGCGCCCGGGCTTGCCGGGTTCGATCTGCCTACCTTCCCCGATCGACCCGCACCCGATCGCGAACCCGGTACCGACGGCCCACCTATTTGTACTCCTAGTAATATCGGTGTGGTATGAAGACGCTCGAGGTCACAGACGAACAGTACGCGTTCATCCAGCGCCTCCGCGAAGAGATCTCCGAGGAAGTGGTCGGCAAGTACGGCTTCGTCCGCGAACGGGACGCGGTCCAGTTCCTGATCGACAACCTCGCAGGGGACGTCGAGATCGACGGAGACGTCGACTCCTCGGCGACGGACGACGTCGCCGCATCCGTCGGGGCGGCGATCGACGGCGACGAGGCGACCGAACTCGAAGCGGTCTCG
It includes:
- a CDS encoding tripartite tricarboxylate transporter permease; this translates as MAAASASIEVVAEPRLALQLLAWILAGTVLGGCSGLVPGLHANNFALLLAGAAPSVPGPPLFVGCAMLAAGVVHTFLNAVPAMALGVPDAEMAVTALPGHRLVIEGRGYEAVRLSAVGSLLAVLAAIPLAIPVTWAMTAAYPTIRSSLPLLLTMVVVALVAAERSWRARVGGLLSFALAAGLGALTLDLSPDAPLDAGGMLAPLFAGLFGAPVLLDAIRGGGIPVQDGAAIALPRRAVVVTAVAGAFAGAIVGYIPGISAAIAAVAVLVVVPADAGDRGYIVATSGVDTANTIFALFALVAIGQPRTGVMVAFESVNAPLKLPVLLAAVALAGLIGFVLVCTLGDAYLELVGRLSYRKISGTVLGLLVVLSYLFTGPLGVLVFGAAAAIGMVPVRLRARRVHLMGVLIGPLLFGR
- a CDS encoding hydroxyacid-oxoacid transhydrogenase, whose amino-acid sequence is MSYERSVSASEHELEPETVWHLQLPQLRVGRDSVEELGYQLADLGVEDGARGLLVTDETLADIGHVDRVTDNLEDAGYDVTVWDDAEREPSIENVDSCIEFVRETGDGEGYDFYVGFGGGSCIDVAKTTRAVIANGGEVLDYVAEPTGGGEPLTESGPPLVLMPTTAGTGAEISPVAILSVEEKDIKEGISSNHIRADAAVLDPAFTTTLPPEMTAKTAMDALGHAIEGYTTHRYDDLLRPTDPSERPVYAGRTGLTEMFSERAIRLLSNNVRTATHNGDDLDARSAMLKGALFGAIAGLTAGASLCHAMAYPVGNRYHTYHGETIAVLTPASTLGYNAASDPERFVEVGRMLGADVGGKSSRDAADEVKREYIRLQQDLNVIPSGLYDLAGITEEDVDWLATQTVETQQRLLRCNPRPVTKEDVVDIFRDALYNWE
- a CDS encoding 50S ribosomal protein L10; this encodes MSAEAERKTENLPQWKKEEVGELADLIDDYESIGVVGIAGIPSKQLQDMRRGLHGTAELRVSRNTLQVRALEAADLGELVDHVDGQVGLVATDDNPFTLYKELEASKTPAPINEGEVAPNEIVIPEGDTGVDPGPFVGELQQIGANARIEDGSIQVMEDSTVLEAGEEVSADLANVLNELGIEPKEVGLDLRAVVADGVLFDPEDLDIDIEAYESDVATAAARARNLSVNASYPTEATAPTLIAKATGEAKSLGLHAAIEDEDLMPDLVSKADAQLRALAARIDDEEALPEELQDVEAPAAEPAAAEDEDESDDEQDDAEADDADTDDDDEDDGDGAEGLGAMFG
- the cutA gene encoding divalent-cation tolerance protein CutA, with protein sequence MPTVYITAPPDEADAIAERLVEERLAACVNQVPTTSTYRWEGEIHRDEEAVLLAKTTDDAYDDLVDRLAEIHPYDVPCIERFDETHVLDSFATWRSETVD
- a CDS encoding HAD family hydrolase, which codes for MTIAVYFDLDGTLCSYTRPFDEQFAATVEPYGTPTDDAYEVYVDRLFEALGNCESDPYRRAFEAVAETIDLDATPATLARDHCETELDATAVPADAKLVFERVAETNPTGILTNGDGAQQRAKIDRHGLDDLVDEVIVSNDAGARKPDRRIFDLARERLPADDHVYVGDTYEEDIVGARSAGFRTVYVADDRGEDPVETGAADAVASSVDDLLDPSALPEAIQEPFAPSNPK
- a CDS encoding 50S ribosomal protein L11, which translates into the protein MAGTIEVLVPGGQANPGPPLGPELGPTPVDVQAVVQDINDQTAAFDGTEVPVTVEYEDDGSFEIEVGVPPTAALVKDEAGFDTGSGEPQEDFVADLSIEQVKTIAEQKSPDLLAYDTKNAAKEVVGTCASMGVTIEGEDAREFKEKVDAGEYDDVLVSEAEA
- a CDS encoding BtpA/SgcQ family protein; this translates as MVTIPRLESLFDADRPVVGMVHLPPLPGAPAWDGDRDAVRTRMLEDARRLVDGGVDGLIVENFGDAPFYPDNVPTHVVTELTALATDLTDAVDVPVGVNVLRNDAAAALSIAAAADAEFVRANVHVGAAATDQGLIEGRAHETVRLRDRIDAPVAILADVHVKHAAPIGADDIERAAIETVERGRADGVIVSGSGTGDETVLEDVERVADALSNVDRSAPVFVGSGVTAETIGECFAAGADGAIVGTALKAAGETTNPVSEDRVRRVVAASRNGD
- the rpl12p gene encoding 50S ribosomal protein P1; protein product: MEYVYAALILNETGEEINEDNLTDVLDAAGVDVEESRVKALVAALEDVDIDEAVSEAAAVPAGGAAAGGAAAGGEDEEEAEETSDVPDTTDEDEDDDEDDDAGGEGLGELFG
- a CDS encoding N-acyl homoserine lactonase family protein — protein: MVNATIDVIDRGGLECDQNYMVEGQTLGTKAEPNPDLDYEEIPVWNLVIDHPEGTILWDTGSHHDALDGHWPEALAQAFYPHDAHEHRLDDDLERAGYDLDDIDYVFQTHLHLDHAGGLEFFDGTDVPVFVHEKEIKYAYYSAKTEKGSGAYILDDFDHGLNWRVLHRDCEQHFEDLEFVRFPGHTPGLTGTVIHLDDEGTIVFTGDQVYKAPNYEDEAPLGANLLWGKTEWRESLRRIKSIERRHDATVVYGHDAGQFEEIRDGWGR
- a CDS encoding 50S ribosomal protein L1, whose amino-acid sequence is MADSDIETAVTRALEDAPDRNFTETVDLAINLRDLDLNEPSNRVDESVVLPSGTGQETQIVVIAEGETAVRAEEVADQVLSEDDVADLDDDEAKDLADETDFFIAEEAIMQDIARHLGTILGPRGKMPDPLSPDEDVIETVNRLKNTVQIRSRDRRTFHTRVGAEDMGAEEIADNIDVILRRLHADLEKGPQNIDSVYVKTTMGPSVEVA
- a CDS encoding HEWD family protein, with the protein product MSAQLRKPTARSCERCSRAEKWDEDVEAWQIARDDGEKQVGNPHCIHEWDINGAFNPVTGAINGK